In Roseicyclus marinus, the genomic window CGCGCGGGGCGCTGTCGAATTCGGGATGGCCCCACAAGAGGACGCGCGCGGTCTGATCGTCCATCGGGCGCGAAGGGTCGGCGCCGGCATGCACCGCCCAGAGATTGCCCGAGGACCATGACAGCGGCAGCGCCTCGAGCCAGTCGCGGGTATCGCGGCCAAGCGAGGTGGCAAGGCGGCTTGCGGCCGTTTCCCAGGCATCAGGCGGCGCATTGGTGCCGAGATCTTCGGGGTCGATGCGGAACCCCATCAGGGTCGCATCGCCGCCCGCGCGCAGCCAGCGCGGGCCGCGTTGGGCGGGATCGGCCAGGAAATCCAGCATCATGCGTTCATGGTCGCCCATGAGGCAGGTGACATTGTCCGGGAAATCGCGGGTCAGTTCGCGCAGCCGCGCCAGAACGCCCGCGCTGTCGGGGCCATGGTCGATGTAGTCGCCGACAAAGACGAGCTGTGGGTCTTCCGCCCCGCTGCCGCCGATATGGGCGTCGACCAGTTCGAGGATCAGTTCAAGCAGGTCGGCGCGCCCGTGCAGATCGCCCACGATATAGGTGGCCGCAGCCGGGCGCGGCAGATCGGGTGCCGCGGCACCCGCAGAGGGCTGTTTGGCTTTGGTCCCGAAAAGGGAGCGGAGTGAACGCAACATGCCTGTCACCTGCGCGCTGCATCCGTCCGGCGCAAGGGGCGGCGCGCGGCAAAGCCCGCTCAGTCGCGCGCGCGCAACACTCGCGCGGGCCGGGTCGCCAGCGGACGCCAGGCAAAGGCCAACCCCGAAAGAAGGGTCGCGAGCGCCCCGCCAAGGATGATCGCCACGGCAGAAAC contains:
- a CDS encoding metallophosphoesterase family protein, whose amino-acid sequence is MLRSLRSLFGTKAKQPSAGAAAPDLPRPAAATYIVGDLHGRADLLELILELVDAHIGGSGAEDPQLVFVGDYIDHGPDSAGVLARLRELTRDFPDNVTCLMGDHERMMLDFLADPAQRGPRWLRAGGDATLMGFRIDPEDLGTNAPPDAWETAASRLATSLGRDTRDWLEALPLSWSSGNLWAVHAGADPSRPMDDQTARVLLWGHPEFDSAPRGDDAWIAHGHVPQDRPDAREGRIALDTGAWSTGRLSAVAIKPDGTHAFLQT